ATCTTCAAACTTTTGCTGCGACTCTGAATCACAGCAGCTAAGATCTACAGAATCAGCATACTCATTTGGAAGAACACTTGATGAAGCTGCTACATCTAGCACCAATGTAGACTCTAACTGATCTTTTCCATCTTCATCTAGCTTACATATATCAGTAGTTCCTGACGAAGTTTGGGCAGCTGAATCTGATTCTTTCATTGTTTTCATCACAGCTGATTTATTCGTATCTTTAGTTCCATTTTGGAAACCATTCTTTGAAATTGGAGGTAGTTTCCCCGTAGAcagataaaaatctaattttttcttcaaggaACTATTCCAgtggtttttaattgaattatcaGTCCTGTGTATAGAAAGGTTGAGATAAATTAGTGTAGCTTGAAATATCCAATATATAAGCTGTTCACACACACATCTTGGAGAGGAATACATGATATGGCAAgctgttgtttttttactatttaattaGTAACATTATCCTGAGCCATGTCTAGGTTTATAGCAATGCCTAACTCCTTGTACAAGAATGAGGCATTAGACCCATAGACCCTCAATAAACAAAAAGTGGGATCAGACATGCAACAAAAGGaactttatatgaatttttgtatttcCACTATACTGAATTTGATCACCTGTATAATGTTACAAGAGGATCATTGTTGAGATTCAAAACACATTTTTCTTTCAGTTATAGCTTTGATTCAGTCACAATAAGCCCAGTACGAAATATATAGACTTCTAAAACCATAATACATCTTAGATAGCAAAAATGAAATTCCATTGCCTGTATCAAATTAACTCTAATTACCAAGACACattcttaatcaaatcaaatcaaattggcAACCAGGCATAAATGACAAGACAAAATATTCTCATTCAGAAAGGGAAGAGTAATTTTATATAAACTCCCAAGCATAATAACAATATCAATATCAATGTACAAAATTCACTTTCAAATAAGCTGGATCCTCTTTTGAGATCAACACTACTGCATGAATCAGCAGATTTAACATTCTGCCTACCCTACTCAGAAGAATGTGAGCATCAAATATTCAAACGAAGTTACTGAATTTAGCAACTAATTTcctataaaacataaaatcaaaatcaacattGCAACTAAATTTCCCTCATAGTTTTTACAAATTATGCAAGAGTACCTTCCAGGCAGAACCTTTGCTATTTCAGCCCATTTGTTTCCATATATCCGATGGGCATTCATGAGTGCCAATTCCTCCTCCAATGTCCAAGCATCCTTTTTTATATCAGGATTCAGATGATTGTGCCACCTGCAAATATTCCAAATAAACTTTCATTGGTGTATAAATATATGCTAACCTCCGCTCGATGACTGAAGGTACTGAAAAGATCACATAAGTTTTCTGGCATGATAACCACAACATGCAAGAAATAAGTTAAGTATTAGATTATTGGTCAGGTATATGATTTTCAACTGTTCTAGGACCATGTTTCCTGTTCCAGGGAGAAAAGAGGTTGCTGTGCCATGAATTGTGTTgtggatgaaaaaataaaatgaatcaaTCAGCAACCTTCTTAAACAAAATCAACCTGAATTCATAATGAGTAAAAGTTACCTCTCTCGGCATTGCTTCCCTATACGACCAGGTAAAGCTTTTGCTATGACAGACCATTTTGTGGGTCCATATTTTGCTACCAGTTCAACAATTTTATCATCCTCCTACAAGCAAAAAGAGCAGATATTTTAGTGCCTAGATATAGTCTACAACAAGAGATACATTACAAAAGGAGGTGCCAACCTCTTGAGTCCAAGGTCCTTTAACAAGTTCTGGATCAAGAACCTTCTGCCATCGATGCAGACATTGCACTTCTGATCTATCAGGAAAAAACTCAGCTGCATAACATCAAAAGTAAGACCAACTTAAGATATTTGACAAGAATATTACACAGAAAACTAACACTTTTAACTATTTATCCATGTGTATTTTATCTTATTGTCACATgtaaaccatttttttattcaacacaAACAAGGAATCAGTCATTTCAGACTCCAAACAGGTCCTCCAGATAGAGAAGGTTATTGGAAACAACCAGCAACTTGCTTGAAATGGACCTGAACAAGCTCTTTCCATAATTGGAAAAAACAAGCACTGCTCTCAGATTGTGTGCGAGTATGTGGTTTGGCTCTGGCAGTGTTAACAACTAAAACAGTAGAGCCTAAATCTAAGTTCATTCATGCTCTAAAATATTCTATCACATGAATCTTCGGCCATAATTCAGAACCACCCACAAATCTAAACAGATTTAGGGTGACTTGGACACTAGGTGCAAGGAAAAAATTCTAAGAACGAATTTAATTGATTCCTATAACATTCTTTCAGTATAGCCCCACAAGTAGTTGAGTTTCCTCCTTGTCAAGGGTGAAGTAACTTTTCGATTTTAGTGGGGCACCCAGCTTGACTGGGGGTAAATCAAAAGGCAGGAGATAGATTAGTGTCAAATTTTTGAGGTTATTTGCTAATTAACTCAGCAAATATCATTGTAAACCGCAAATGATTGAGTTTTGGACTTCGCTTACAACGTATTTAACCTCTCATTAAACACTTTACAAGTAGAAAAGGAGTGTTGTTACTTCTGAACTCTATTACTTAAGCttcttacttttattttttttgtggattGAGAATCGGACCGATCTGGTTTTCTAATAAAATGTGCACTGATGAATTGTGAGACCGAAACTTTTCTCTCTTGCACTTTCTCAAAAAACGTTTTTGTATCATGTTTCTTTGTTGAAGTAATGAGACTGATGTGGTTAGCCTTATATTCTTTTAACagtattttgaatctttttattagtttgaaaattaaattaagacaGTCAGATGCATAAAAGTTGTTTTTGACAAGGTACTAAATTACTGAATGATGGCTCTGGAAAATATTCCTAGCTATGCTACTGACTCTGGTTATGCACTTACAGTTCCTAGGCTGCCATAATTCTCTTTGGGTCAGCCAGAGCaagtttctttattttcctaGATCTACTTCAAAATACATTTTACAGGATCTTCACAACTCTATGAGTCTCAGCTAGCTCAAGTACATTATATAAGTCTCACTGTGACTTTTAAAGGGAACTGTACATAAAGCATGAACAATAGGCAATGCTGAAACaggaatccataaaaaaaaaagcatcgaGAATAATCATCTCTATTGCTAAACAAGTTTTAGACAGGCACTTCTGAGTTAAGAAAGTGACCTATTTTCTTCCAACTTTTCCCCTTATAAGTTGCAACAGCAGTTCTTAAGGTCTCATCCTGTAACACATTAAAAAGGTTGTCAGTAGCAATTGGATTTTAGCACAATACTCCATAACAGCAGAGAAGCCACAGCTGACAGCTGAACACTAACAGAGATCTAGCTATATTGTGGATGCTCATGATCATTGTAATGATCATGCTATCATTAATAAGAGGATAAAAATAACGCTGAAAACTAGTAAGGCCTCATGCTGGTCCAGGTTTAGAAGTGACTCAACCACTGACTTGGACCAAACCCCAACCTCCAATAAgccaacaaacaaacaaacaacaagACCTTCTCGCATAGGAATTAAATAAGTCAAGGAAAGCACTAACCTCCTCCGGAGTCCAACCACCTTTGGCTCTCCTAATTGGGCCTGTAGTTCTTCTGCAAATCCAAATTCTCAACTCATAATTCTCAAACAAAAAGATCATACACATAAAGCatttgaattcaaaacaagatcacgaaaaacaaaaatagagaaTGAATAATTCAAAGCGGATagacataaattaataaaaataccttCTAAAAAACGGGTAAAAGAGAATTAACGGATAGTAAGTGACCTGTTAGTCGGCGATACCGTGGCTGGACTATAAACTCCGGGAGACTTAAGAATAGCACTGCCACTACCTTCTTCAGATTGAGAGGAGCTCGAAGCGGGTGTTAATTGCTTGTTTTCAAGGCAGCGCTCTTCTATCTTTAGTTCATCCATCTCCTCTTTCTACAACCATCtccaaaacccaaaatcatAATCAACaactaaataaatacaaacataaaTTCGTGCTacttaaatcaaataataataatatcagtAAAATATAGAGCCCTAAAATATATTTAGCAATCCAAACAAACCCCAGATCTTAAAAAACACCGATTAGATCAAAAAACCAGAAAATCGTATTCAATTCTACCGTTTCTTAATCAAATCACACATACTTTAAAGCTAATAATCGTTCGATATCCAAATCAGTtaaacgattaaaaaaaaaaactgacctCTGCTTCAAGAGAAGTGGCGGGAATTGAAGAGGAACTCATCGACAtcgagaaagagagagagagagagagatagagagagaaataaataaggaaggaaggaaggaagggaaACGCCTCTCTCTGACTCccagagaaaacaaaacaaaaccaaaccttGCCcgttgaaacaaaataaaaaaatatatatacgaCCAGACCGTAAATTTGTATATAACGAATATATTTTGCGCCGACCGTCTCCGTTAGTTGCCGTTATAGACTGCTTTCCTttctagcatttttttttcttccttttttaaggttttgaaaACCCTATTTGCTAACGGTGCTTAACGGTTTTAACCTTTGTAAGCTCAAAGTTTGAACCTCAAACGGCACTCTAGCTAGTGCGTTAAATCTCGAATTGGTCTGGGATAGTGGGTGTGAAAGGCCACCCGTTCGCGGGTGTTTCTTGACCGTTGGATTTGGAAATATATGATCGAGGTTTAAGTGACGTTTTTCCAAGTAAAGATACGTTTTAACtgatttagggttttttctctttttaaaaccaaatggatttacttttgatttattataattatctgTTAGTTGTACAGATTTATAcgatctcttttattttttacctttttttatggaacttatttttttaatttaatatcagtTTTCGCCCCTTAACTATTGATTTAGCCCAGTTTTGTCCTTAAACCATTATGTTCTTGACAAATATCCTCCCTCtacttgatttatttaactGTTAGATCGATGAGTCAAACTTTCACTATTGGTCAaaaatcattctaaaaaaaaaacataatttgatattttcaactGAAATTTTACACATGCTAATGAAACTTCTATccaatttcataaataatgtcaaagatttttaaaatcaaaatatattttttatttttttgaataataaaaaatcagaaagttgtgaaacaaatataaaataagctaaaattacgtcaaaaaaaattgaagctctGAATAGTTCATATGAATTCACATAGATACTCTTAGTGTGGTTTCCAAGATTAACCTATTTTAAACTTGGTTTGGTGTTATGTGTTCGACCAAATAAACATTTTGAGAATCATACAATGAATAAGcaaataatttatatgattttttagacTCCCGGGCAAAACTTGGGATCGTTTCaagttattttcttctttttttttttgttaatatttaatgtttaagaaaaatctaaacaggcttcataaactcaaaattcctaaaattatttttgaaaataaattgagttttgCTAGCAGATATGAAAAATTTaagctcaaaataccaaaaaaaaataaaaaacaaaatttgggatcatttcaattttttatttttttaatatttaatgtttaagaaaatttttaaaaagcttcTTAAACTCAaagtttctaaaattattttgaaaatagatTGAATTTTGGTAGCACATATGAAAACTTTAAtctcaaaataccaaaaattgttatttattttaaaatatatatatatatatatatatatatatatataatctatttaTGGGACTCAAATTGGTAACCTTCATGAAATAAACTCAGAACTTGACCAGTTAAATTATAcctctcaaaattaaaaaaaaaaatctttatcgATATGCAAGATGATCGAATATACTCCTTGTCGTTGAATTAATACACACAAAACTACTTTCAActcgaggaaaaaaaatcttacaaaattattaaagttaACATCTCCTTGTAAACatgttaaaagtattttttttattattattttaaaattaactattatTGATAGCgggtataatttttaaag
The Populus nigra chromosome 3, ddPopNigr1.1, whole genome shotgun sequence genome window above contains:
- the LOC133690080 gene encoding transcription factor MYB3R-5 gives rise to the protein MSMSSSSIPATSLEAEKEEMDELKIEERCLENKQLTPASSSSQSEEGSGSAILKSPGVYSPATVSPTNRRTTGPIRRAKGGWTPEEDETLRTAVATYKGKSWKKIAEFFPDRSEVQCLHRWQKVLDPELVKGPWTQEEDDKIVELVAKYGPTKWSVIAKALPGRIGKQCRERWHNHLNPDIKKDAWTLEEELALMNAHRIYGNKWAEIAKVLPGRTDNSIKNHWNSSLKKKLDFYLSTGKLPPISKNGFQNGTKDTNKSAVMKTMKESDSAAQTSSGTTDICKLDEDGKDQLESTLVLDVAASSSVLPNEYADSVDLSCCDSESQQKFEDHQDKGIGSGLQFDRSTYGSLYYEPPLVEQLDSYPSNMGSVQHENNSCPVSSPIIFFTPPCVKSRDLSAQSPESILRIAAMSFPNTPSIFRKRKTAQVDLLPSKIGKVGGETIKERLDMSVEHEKIENTLEKTAAQDGSLCESPASLGTGTIRPNDKPFNASPPYRLRSKRTAVFKSVERQLEFTFEKGRSDGTKPTRLSVKRGSPVTEDCSRATKMGVT